From Nitratidesulfovibrio vulgaris str. Hildenborough, a single genomic window includes:
- a CDS encoding phage tail tape measure protein, translating to MAETVQEKAYIYYRRHRRGLFLLDFENAIYSITLGKVQGMDKARQMAARMTDVWGRLGGAINVVASSFGQVLLPPLEVLDGHIVEVLGTLNRWIGIAPNLFRWIGYLAVASVTFAGVMGLVAAVTGIGKLALVAVAFGLLTKVTGLQTAAQWLLNSAFLANPITWVVLGVLSLIAELGDCLGWWAALKAALGDTAWGNALVETVLAVIAPFRVMYNAIAGVMGLFSGSASAPAMPDAAPGAPSVEPPAPVASLEAARTPVVPSAGLMREGGKVFAKGGNSKTTTIGTVNITTDKPMDATHLKEQLVLAAG from the coding sequence ATGGCGGAGACGGTGCAGGAGAAGGCCTACATATATTACCGCCGCCATCGGCGCGGGCTGTTCCTGCTCGACTTCGAGAACGCCATCTACAGCATCACGCTGGGCAAGGTGCAGGGCATGGACAAGGCCCGCCAGATGGCAGCCAGGATGACCGACGTGTGGGGCCGCCTCGGAGGCGCAATCAACGTGGTGGCCTCGTCCTTCGGGCAGGTGCTGCTGCCGCCTCTTGAGGTGTTGGACGGGCACATCGTGGAGGTGCTCGGTACGCTCAACCGCTGGATTGGCATCGCCCCCAACCTCTTCAGGTGGATAGGCTACCTCGCCGTGGCCAGCGTCACCTTCGCGGGCGTCATGGGCCTTGTGGCAGCCGTGACAGGCATCGGCAAACTGGCGCTGGTGGCCGTGGCCTTCGGCCTGCTCACCAAGGTCACAGGCTTGCAGACGGCGGCCCAGTGGCTGCTCAACTCCGCCTTCCTCGCCAACCCCATCACGTGGGTCGTGCTTGGCGTGTTGTCGCTCATCGCGGAGCTTGGCGACTGCCTCGGCTGGTGGGCCGCGCTGAAGGCCGCGCTGGGCGATACTGCATGGGGCAATGCCCTCGTGGAGACGGTGCTTGCCGTCATCGCGCCGTTCCGCGTCATGTACAACGCCATTGCAGGTGTGATGGGCCTCTTTTCAGGCTCCGCCTCTGCGCCTGCCATGCCGGACGCCGCCCCCGGAGCGCCTTCCGTCGAACCTCCCGCCCCCGTGGCCTCGCTCGAAGCCGCCCGTACACCCGTGGTGCCATCTGCCGGACTCATGCGTGAAGGGGGCAAGGTGTTCGCCAAGGGGGGCAACAGCAAGACGACGACCATCGGCACGGTCAACATCACCACAGACAAGCCGATGGATGCCACACACCTGAAAGAGCAGCTCGTGCTGGCGGCGGGGTAG
- the brnA gene encoding type II toxin-antitoxin system BrnA family antitoxin: MQEQISTEEFDRRFDDGEDITPFLDLSAVRHPNRQKKSVNVDFPLWMVAALDNEAKNLGISRQALIKTVVDRHLRERRQA, translated from the coding sequence ATGCAAGAGCAAATTTCAACTGAAGAATTCGACCGCCGCTTTGACGATGGCGAAGACATCACCCCTTTTCTGGATCTTTCTGCCGTCCGGCATCCCAACCGCCAGAAGAAGAGCGTCAACGTAGACTTTCCGCTCTGGATGGTCGCGGCTCTCGACAATGAGGCCAAGAACCTTGGCATCTCGCGGCAGGCGCTCATCAAGACCGTGGTCGACAGGCACCTGCGCGAGCGCAGGCAAGCATAG
- a CDS encoding BrnT family toxin: MVFEYAPAKSASNRVKHGIDFEEATALWDDPQLIEIPSAHTEEPRRLVIGYMANRCWASVVTDMDKATRIISVRRAGKEEEALYARANFN; this comes from the coding sequence ATGGTTTTCGAGTACGCCCCCGCGAAGAGCGCAAGCAACAGAGTCAAACATGGCATTGACTTCGAAGAAGCAACGGCCTTGTGGGACGACCCGCAACTGATTGAGATTCCCAGCGCCCATACTGAAGAACCACGCAGGCTTGTCATCGGCTACATGGCAAACCGCTGTTGGGCTTCCGTCGTCACCGACATGGACAAGGCGACCAGGATCATCTCCGTACGACGAGCAGGCAAAGAGGAGGAGGCGTTGTATGCAAGAGCAAATTTCAACTGA
- a CDS encoding DUF2590 family protein gives MSRHIDLRITDDDLTLDAGGQPVMLEGRASIAQDIVHMIRESGLLVDIIANRDARQRRTNIVRITIAVDDDKRIVPGSTAVEEARPGEYWLTAQTVDYGEITLKLEA, from the coding sequence ATGTCCAGACACATCGACCTCCGCATCACGGACGACGATCTCACCCTCGATGCGGGCGGGCAGCCCGTCATGCTCGAAGGCCGCGCGTCCATCGCGCAGGACATCGTACACATGATCCGCGAATCGGGGCTTCTGGTGGACATCATCGCCAACCGCGACGCCCGGCAGCGCCGAACCAACATCGTGCGGATTACCATCGCCGTGGACGACGACAAGCGCATCGTACCCGGCTCCACTGCCGTGGAGGAGGCGCGTCCGGGCGAATACTGGCTCACGGCCCAGACCGTGGATTACGGCGAGATCACGCTCAAGCTGGAGGCATGA
- a CDS encoding HigA family addiction module antitoxin, which produces MRTRTRKPTQPGGILHRMHMELLGLTITALAQQLGISRKALSAIVNERAAITPDIALRLSRALNTTPELWLNMQQAFTLWETAHTRTEWRAVQPVRAANA; this is translated from the coding sequence ATGCGCACCCGCACCAGAAAGCCCACGCAACCCGGCGGCATCCTGCACAGGATGCACATGGAGCTGCTCGGCCTGACGATCACGGCACTTGCGCAGCAGCTTGGCATTTCGCGCAAGGCCCTTTCGGCTATCGTGAATGAGCGCGCGGCCATCACGCCCGACATCGCCTTGCGACTCTCTCGCGCCCTCAACACCACCCCGGAACTCTGGCTGAACATGCAGCAGGCGTTCACGCTGTGGGAGACCGCCCACACGAGAACCGAATGGCGTGCCGTGCAGCCCGTTCGAGCCGCCAACGCATAG
- a CDS encoding BrnA antitoxin family protein: protein MATNKDKKVDFDIEEISKMRPLTDGKRSRAFSDAQLTANAETDPDNPILDDTFWERARRVPPPRKKQVTLRLDAEVLEWFKQQGKGYQTTINAILRAYKESRPGR, encoded by the coding sequence ATGGCTACGAATAAGGACAAGAAGGTCGACTTCGACATCGAAGAGATCAGCAAGATGCGTCCGCTCACCGACGGCAAGCGCAGCAGGGCCTTTTCCGACGCACAGCTCACGGCCAATGCCGAGACCGACCCCGACAACCCTATCCTGGACGATACGTTCTGGGAGCGTGCCCGACGTGTGCCCCCTCCGCGCAAGAAGCAGGTGACGTTGCGCCTTGATGCCGAAGTACTTGAATGGTTCAAGCAGCAGGGCAAAGGGTACCAGACCACCATCAACGCCATCCTGCGCGCGTACAAGGAATCCCGACCGGGCCGATAG
- a CDS encoding BrnT family toxin, whose protein sequence is MHDRRKDYGEPRCQAIGEYAGMVLVVTFTMRGADLFRIISARRANSRERRNYGYE, encoded by the coding sequence GTGCACGACAGGCGCAAGGACTATGGCGAACCCCGGTGCCAAGCCATAGGGGAATACGCGGGCATGGTGCTGGTCGTCACCTTCACCATGCGCGGGGCAGACCTGTTCAGGATCATTTCCGCCCGCCGCGCAAACTCCAGAGAGCGGAGGAACTATGGCTACGAATAA
- a CDS encoding permease translates to MTQCSCKNSMGPSSGDHADPKLVYIVKAAVVSVVWLFCYMMLETWAEFITLKLLRIDISTRLGSSIVFFMYDTVKILMLLVMMVYGIAWMRAGLNVERVRTYLAGKRQALGYPLAACFGAVTPFCSCSSVPLFIGFSTAGIPLGITMAFLITSPLVNEVAVVLLWGLLGWKLTLVYVGIGLLAGVFGGGCMSWVKAERWLQPFIRQAMRPAGGGLTPFAPLPSAVAPKMTWRDRHSFAKNETSSIFSRVWKWVIGGVALGAALHGYLPQEWVEETLGKGQWWSVPAAVAVGIPLYANVTGIIPVMESLLLKGMPIGTTLALCMSAVGASLPEFIMLKQVMQWRLLALFGGLLLVLFTCAGWLLNMVENILR, encoded by the coding sequence ATGACCCAATGTTCTTGTAAAAATAGTATGGGGCCTTCATCTGGCGACCACGCAGACCCTAAACTTGTATACATTGTAAAGGCCGCTGTTGTTTCTGTAGTGTGGCTTTTCTGTTACATGATGCTTGAGACGTGGGCAGAGTTCATCACTCTAAAATTGTTAAGAATCGACATCTCGACTCGCCTTGGAAGCTCTATCGTCTTTTTCATGTATGACACGGTGAAGATCCTCATGCTGCTTGTCATGATGGTCTATGGCATTGCCTGGATGCGGGCGGGGCTGAATGTCGAACGTGTACGAACCTATCTTGCAGGAAAGCGCCAAGCGCTTGGCTACCCGCTCGCTGCCTGCTTCGGCGCTGTGACGCCGTTCTGCTCATGCTCAAGCGTGCCGCTTTTCATAGGTTTTTCGACAGCGGGTATTCCTCTTGGCATCACCATGGCGTTTCTCATCACATCTCCACTCGTCAACGAAGTTGCCGTCGTTCTTCTGTGGGGACTGCTAGGCTGGAAGCTTACTCTGGTCTATGTCGGCATCGGCCTGCTTGCAGGTGTGTTTGGGGGGGGATGCATGTCGTGGGTAAAGGCTGAACGATGGCTTCAACCGTTTATCCGACAGGCAATGCGCCCTGCAGGTGGCGGCCTTACGCCTTTTGCACCGTTGCCGAGTGCGGTTGCTCCGAAGATGACATGGAGAGATCGTCATTCTTTTGCGAAAAATGAAACGAGTTCGATTTTCAGTAGAGTATGGAAATGGGTCATCGGGGGGGTTGCCTTGGGAGCTGCACTCCATGGCTATCTGCCACAAGAATGGGTGGAAGAGACCCTCGGAAAGGGGCAATGGTGGTCGGTTCCTGCGGCCGTTGCGGTTGGCATTCCCCTCTACGCCAATGTCACTGGCATCATCCCCGTCATGGAGAGTTTGCTGCTCAAAGGGATGCCCATTGGAACCACCCTTGCCTTGTGCATGAGCGCCGTAGGGGCAAGCCTGCCAGAATTCATCATGCTCAAGCAGGTGATGCAATGGAGGTTGCTAGCCCTGTTTGGCGGACTGTTACTGGTGCTGTTCACGTGCGCTGGCTGGCTGCTGAACATGGTTGAAAACATCCTGCGATAA
- a CDS encoding ArsR/SmtB family transcription factor — translation MDTTTQHIEKQAQLFKALGHPSRLRMVHFLKGGARCVCELQELIGSDMSTVSRHLSVLKNAKIVKDEKKGTNVYYSLALPCLSAFLECTYDTPFRRKCCVESMGIANGNQEVEG, via the coding sequence ATGGATACCACAACGCAACATATAGAAAAACAAGCACAATTGTTTAAGGCTTTAGGGCATCCGAGTCGATTGCGCATGGTGCATTTCCTCAAAGGAGGAGCACGGTGTGTTTGTGAACTGCAAGAGTTGATCGGGTCGGATATGTCCACCGTTTCGAGACATTTGAGCGTACTCAAGAACGCCAAGATCGTAAAAGACGAAAAGAAAGGCACCAATGTCTACTACAGCCTCGCCCTTCCATGCCTATCCGCTTTTCTGGAATGCACATATGATACGCCGTTTCGAAGGAAATGCTGTGTTGAAAGTATGGGAATCGCAAACGGCAATCAAGAAGTAGAAGGATAA
- a CDS encoding arsenate reductase ArsC: protein MKKIRILFLCTGNSCRSQMAEGWAHALKGDEVDAYSAGVLAKGLDPKAMKVMAECGVDISRQHSKTLEAFPNLSFDFVVTLCGHAAENCPWFPGTAQRIHRGFDDPPSLAARAESPEEALEHYRRVRDEIRLFVSRLPHSLLPDWQD, encoded by the coding sequence ATGAAAAAAATACGCATTCTGTTTCTTTGCACAGGTAACTCCTGCCGAAGCCAGATGGCTGAAGGATGGGCACACGCGCTCAAAGGGGATGAAGTTGACGCCTATTCTGCGGGAGTTCTGGCAAAGGGTCTGGACCCGAAAGCCATGAAGGTGATGGCAGAATGCGGGGTGGACATCTCTCGTCAGCACTCCAAGACATTGGAAGCGTTCCCGAACCTCTCTTTCGATTTTGTCGTAACGTTATGCGGACATGCTGCAGAAAACTGTCCGTGGTTTCCGGGCACGGCACAGCGTATTCACAGGGGATTCGATGACCCGCCATCACTTGCCGCGAGAGCTGAATCACCGGAAGAAGCACTGGAGCATTACCGCAGGGTACGGGATGAAATCCGGCTGTTCGTATCCCGATTGCCTCATTCTCTTTTGCCGGACTGGCAAGATTGA